Genomic window (Geotrypetes seraphini chromosome 6, aGeoSer1.1, whole genome shotgun sequence):
gaaagatggaagatgccatatggaagagagagagagagggcggacactggatggaaagggcagagaggacagtgaatggaaggggcgagacagagggtgaacagtagatggaaggggtagagagagggagacagacactgaatggaagtgtgggggagaggagggacagctgctgaatggaagtgtgagggagagggggaacagacactggaaggaagtggggaggagaaagaaaaaagggcacatgctggattgagagaagaggatagagttagatactggaaggggtgagggaaagaggtggcaagctataggtagacacagtgaaagaggtaaattgaggactgaatagtaaaaaaataatttagacagaggcagaaaataaattgagaaggaagaccagggaagaataggaggaagggagcggagagagagatgccagagcaggggggaaggggaggagtcaGATATtagatctgaggggaaaaaaggaggatagagatatgctaaaatctgctggaagggaggaaggaaagaaggagagaaagaggcagagaaaggggggggtgttataagcagattagaaagactacagagagaaaggcctggacgaaaggtgaaagacaggaggcagatgcaggactatgggaggttcagacagaaagggagacctggaacaaaggtacaaaggagaactgacactggatctggggagggtaatagagggaaaagagagagagacctggacccaaaggagatgtggctggattgtgaaagaaatgttggatgcaaaagaaagaaagattggatgcacagtcagaaggaagtgcaaccaagagactcatgaaatcaccagacaacaaaggtaggaaaaattttattttcaatttagtgatcaaaatgtgtctgttttgaaaatttatatctgctgtctatattttgcactatatttgtctatttttctatagttactgaggtgacattgcatattttaaagtaatctgccttgacatctttgaaaaaaccacgaaactcgtaaatgataattaacattttctctgtgtatagtgtgctttgtgttttttaatatattttatgtttaccattatgaattaataagatattgtgtgtacatgaaaatgaatggaagaaattgggggcggggctgggggtgtGGCTaaggctagggcgggattgggggtaggactgaatattaatagatgtcccattctgattaaaaaaataaatggtcacattaagcaTGTTAAAACCAGAAAAACCAAGTACAAAAGAGGTGTACTAGAATATGCTGTTCATTAGTTTATGCACTATCATTGAATGTGGGATTTTTCTGATTGATAGACACATTTAAAAtctatttaaaaacatatttataaaatatttaaaatatttaaggcTATAGTACCTATATTTCTTTGTTACAAGCCAGTGATTGAGATTCTGACCTCATAAACGTACTCAGCAGCACACTGCTTGAATGTAAGCTCTCTGAGGCTTGTCACGAATTAGCTTTGTACTATACTAGTTGGCTTAGTCACATTAAGCATGTCTAATGAATGGATGTTACAGGAGAGATCTATGTATAAAATATGCTTAGGGTTGAGACTTTGATGGTCCCAAATGCTGGCGAGCAAAGTAAGCACTTTTGTTTCCTCCACTGGCTTGTGTGGCTCAAACGAAGGGTACAGCTTCTGACCTGCATGGCTTATTCTGCTGCTCTAGCATGCTGCTGCCTGACCCAAGCAACAAGGCAACTGAAGCCCAGCACTAGGGAGCGTGACGGAAACTTGTTTTTTCTGTTTCAGATGGAACTAAATCTGCAGCCAAAATTAGCCACTTGGTTTTTACCAAAAGCAGAACTATTGGGCACTCCTCCATGACAGAAAGCAAACCCCCTAACCAAAAGTGCTATCCTCCCATCAGTAAAAAGCCCTCTTCAGTATTTCAGAGGTGACATGTTAGAAATAATAGAATTgtatttagtgtttggtgtagttactgtttaggtgatatatctgtcgaataagccAGTTTTTATTACTTTTCTAAAAAcgtcgtaggtcagtctagctccattgatgtagttgtctagccagtgttgttgtttgtttgcttggaacataaaagttctatccaggaaggttttgtattaAATGCCGGTAATTGttggatatgcaaatagattgcagtttctggtttgtcttatgggACTGTATAATATGAAGTGAGATAGCAAATATGTAGGAgttagtccccaaaccagcttgaaacatatgcaagagaacttgaatattattcgtgcctcgactggcagccagtgcagcagtctgtagtgggggctaacatggtcgctttttttcaatccaaatatcaagcagactgccgtgttctgaacaattctaagtttcctcactgtttttttgggtatacccatataaacgatattgcaatagtccagagtagaaagcactagtgattgcactagtaatctaaatgataatgggtcaaagtattttttgatgttctttaatttccataatgccAGGAAGCATTTTTTTGCCACTGCATTTGTatgttcaaccattgtcaaatgtgtgtctaatgtgattcccaatatttttattgttttagtaattgGGTAGTCGTGATCTTTTATATGTAGCattgttttggtaattttgtctgttgggcttgcaaggaagatttttgttttttctgtgtttagtttcagtttgaagttgattgcCCAATGTTCaatttcggtcataatatgagaaataTATTCTGAGGTTTCGTTTGTAATGCTGTTTAATGGGATTAAAAttgaaatatcatctgcatatatgtactgTAGTAGTTTAAGTTTAGCTTTTGCAGTAAGTGTTTTAGGgatgatatgtaaatgttgaatagtgtgggagatagtggtgaaccctgtggtactcccgagGGGTTTTTCCAGGAGTTTGAGTATGTCCCACCACTAACCACATGGTAAGATCTCTTTGTTCCTTACTCTTCCCATAAGTCCTGTTGCATCTAGGCAGTGTAGCATTATTTcgtgatcaacaagatcaaaagcactgctgaagtctagttgtaaaatcagagcacttgttcctttgctAAATAAGCCGTATAGGTGATTAAGGATAGAAgctaggactgtctcagtgctaaaatgataagcagcatagaatctgttttgctggaatctagctaggtacttaggacctgggttggccactgttagaaacaggatagtgggcttgatgcaccttcggtctgtccagtggcatagtaagggtaggaggcacgcTCCTCTCTGTGTTCCCCCTGCCCCTCCTCCTCCACACTTGTGcactcccccccctccatccccacctctTAATCTTCACCAACGGAAGTGGCTTCTGCAAGCCTGCTCCTCACGCCAGCGGTAGATTTCcctttgatatcacttcctggccccagtaacctagaagtgattcagaggggaaccaggctggcacgagcaacaggtAGAAATTGCTCATGCTAATAAAGATATGgatatggggtgggggagggtgtcgCGGTGTGGTAGGGCGGGGCAGAGAGATGCCAGCGCGCCActgggtctgatccagtatggcaattcttatgttcttaaatgtggtAGTAGCACATACAAAAGGTGTTGTCACTTATGACAGATATCatgcactttttaaaaatatgttcaCAGAAACAGCTttgagggagaggagaaagagcaAGGTATAAAAGGCTGATTTTCCTAGGAGTCCCAGCAACTTTGTACCGGCtgtttttattaaatattttagtTGGGAAAATAAAGATGTGCTTATATAATATGTTCTTCCCAAGATAGCATATGTTCTACTACCTTGATATGCCCTCATGCATAAATATTTGAATTGCTATtcttaaggatcctcagcggcaccacttggggcTCAATACCATCTCATTgccccaagctttacgtgtcaaatcttcatcgggtcctaTCTTAACTTAATTCAATCACTTTTTTGCCTTTTTATACTTTTGTTtaagtttttttatatatttatgtaaatatttaaaaagctatacttagcttttgtcatgtggtctctggcccagggattgtcatatcgacatgtttcgctatgaaCTAACTTTATCAAGGATAATCCCCTAGGGAAACAACAAAAGTTCATATTAAAAAATATAAGTTATTGTAGCTCTCTAAGTGCCCCATATTcatataaataagtcacaaaaacAGCCTTCCATTTCTTACCATACATTCAATCGCCAGCAGCACGACCACTCTACTTAtagagatggcggcggcgttcttTACAGCAGTTAAATAGAGCCGAACCCGAGTACACTGTACACCCGCGATTACGTGGCAACAGCGTCACGGGCCGGCATGCCGGTTTTAAAGAGATAACAACACTTTTTACTGGAACTGTGTATTCTACATTTTAAGAAGAGCCCGCCGCCCAGTTAAGCTAGATCAGGGAACCCCACTCTAATTCAGCATTTAGACCAAAAGGCATCACAGTATTTAGGGAGTATATCCACCTCTGTTCCTTATAGTTTAGCGATTCATCATAGttacccacctccctccccacctccacACTATCAATGACTCGCCAACGGACCTGATCTATAGAATGTTGAatatttaaaaagtgttccaccaAAGGAGCctgcataattttatttttaagccGTGACTTGTGCTCGTTCAATCTTATGTGTATGGGCCGTGAAGTCCGGCCCACATACACAAGATTGCAAGGGCACACAATTATATACACCACCCCAGCGGACTGACAATTAGTGTTCGAAAAAGATTTTATCATTTTTCCAGTTTGGGGATCCGTCCAAGATGATCCCGTAATGGTAGTGGCACACCATTGACAGTGTCCACACTCCTTGTGGTTACCCACTGTATGCTCCTTATAATTGCCTAGTTTTTGTTGAATTAATATCTGTCCTATGGTTTTACTTCTTTTAAAGGCAAACATGGGGGGTTCACTGAATACATGATGAATTTGAAGAATAtgccaaaatttttttatttgaaatatcAGCTCTTTGGCCGCCATAGAAAATGGGAGAACACATTAATTTATTTGGATCCTCCTTATGTCGTTTTTCAAGGAGGAGAAGGTCCCTATTAGCATATTTAGCCCTGGGTAAGCCTGCTTAATAGCTCTAGAGGGATAACCTCTCTCTCTAAAACGTTCCTCCAACTCTCCTGCTGCAATTCTAAAATCCTGATCTTCCGAAGAAATCCTACGGGCTCTTAAAAATTGGCTGATAGGAAGATTAAATTTGAGATGGTAGGGGTGGTAGCTATTAAAATGTAAGAGGGTATTGCGTGCAACCGGTTTTCTAAATAACTGAGTTTTCAACTGAAAGTCTTCCTTTATTATTAATATATCCAGGAATTCgatcttttccaaactgaatgaGGGAGTAAACTGAAGGTTAGGATCCCTCGTGTTGATCCATTGAAAAAACTGAAGTAGTTCACTTTCAGAGCCTTCCCATAAGAAAAATACATCATCTAAGAACCTCTTCCATAAGATGATCTTATGGAAATAAGGTGAAGGATAGATTACTGTACTCTCAAAACGTCCCATATAAAGCGTGGCTACAGAGGGAGCCAAAGTGGCGCCCATTGCCACCCCCTGGATCTGCTGGTAATAATTATTACCAGCAGATCCAGGGTTTCTGATTCTGCCAACGGTTATTACCAACGGTTATTGATTTGAGTCCCTTGTGGAGTGTGTTAGTTGTGTTATTGCATAGCTTATATAATATAATATGTGGCAACATAGGCATAGACACAATTCCATTATGAAAACTTAGGAATTTAGTTAGTTGATAACCGGAAAAGAAATCAAATATGTTAGTTAGCCTATCACATATTTAAACGCTAAAGACGACTTGATCAGAATATTACTACAGTAATAAGCTATGGTGTACGCTAGAAAGTCTGCCCAGATAAACACTAGATTTGTCGGGTCTGGCACGCGCGCTTTGTGCCTGGTGACGTCAGACGCTGCGACTAGCGTGTTTAGAGGAGCGAAGCATCAAGCGTGTACTGGTCTGACAGGCGGAACTGGATGGTTGGAGAAAATGAATAGACACTAGATTGGTCGGGTCTGGCACGCGCACAGTTTGTGTTTGGTGATGTCAGACGCTGCGACTAATGTGTTTAGAAGAGCGAGGCATCAAGCGCGTGTACTGGTCTGAGAGCTGGAACAGGGTATTTGGGGAAAATGAGTAAAGCACATCCACCTGAGCTAAAAAAGTAAGGTTCAGGGAACTGGAAAGGAGAGGGAGTTGCTaaaggtttgggggtttttttctaaTCGCCCTTGATGCCTAGGTTTCCGGGGTAGGAGAGGCTGCGGCCTACAGGTTATCGCCGGGCGCTGGGTGAATAATATTTTCCTTGTCTCTTATCTATCtaatggtttttttcttcttctcttttaCAGATTCATGGACAAGAAATTATCCTGTAAGTATATGGAGAAGGGAGCACTAGGAATTGCAAAATTAATGTCCTTTAACTACTTTAGCGCTTTAACACACAATTAGCGCTTTCCAAAACTCCCTCGGTCCATTTTGTTTGTCGGTTTTGAGCTATGCGATTTAATTCATCAAGGCAAAATTAAAACAGaccgaagaaaatatttcttcatccaACATgacattaaactctggaattaattgatggagaatgtggtgaaattggttaatttagcagggtttaaaaaggtttggataattttctgaaacaaaaatccataagccattatttttCTGTGAATGATACACCATTTTATAGTAGAGGGAGGGTATTGGAGAGTTGTATGGAAAATTAATatcagggtgggagggaaggggggtggagggattattattttattttatgtaaagaCATTGCtgataagattttcaagtgatttgttaattgttgctatgattattgtacacttgttgaaagatgaataaagaattttttttaaaaaaaaggactctgggaaatccactacttattcctaggataagcagcataaaatctgttttactatttgggagaTTACTAGgtatttggaaacaggatactgggcttgatggacatttggtctattccagtatggcaagtcttgtATTCTTATGTACTGAATCGTATTATTGTGCCCAAACTTATGGACTGAGTGTTGGCAAAGGAGTAAACTCCAATAAACAAAATTTGCCTTGATGAACAAAATTAAACGCATAGCTCAAAACTGATAACAAATGGGCTGAGGCCCTGTGCAAGTAAGACTAGTTGTAGCCAGTGTTACTTGTAAGGTAACTCAGCCTACAGTGCTCAAAATGCCAATCATGGTAGCAACCACCAAAAACTCtaagcaaatgcattacaaggagcttatTAGTGTTTAAATGAGTATTCCTTGTAATACACAAAAGGGAACATCCATCCACCTTTTTACCTGGAAAAAAATTTACTaacaggtctggaggtgctggtAGCTGTTTGTGCATGTGTTATGTGAGTGTATGTCCTGTGCTTATGTGCAGGACACACACTCGCACAACGCTTCATCCATGCCCTTTattaaaccaaaaagaaaaacaagcctgtaatcagctgagccagcaggggaagacCGGAaccatcctttgtctgaagtttgtgctctctcccttccttctgtgtcccagtgTGCCCTCTTCCTTCCTGTCCCAATGCGACCCtcatcatccttccctccctctattctgtgtGCCAGATTCGTGCCTCTCTCCTAgccgcacttctcttcacaaagctgtgAAGTGTGTTGTGTTATGTTTTTTGGTGAGTTGGTGTTTTTTGATTGTTCAGTGTCGCATCAGGTTGTGGTAAATTTTTggtagagaaggaagaactatattcagtttaatttttgaaCTTGTTTAAAGAtcgactttttaaaaatttaactaTAGGAAAATCAGATTCATATTTTGTTACTCTTGTGAATTTTTTTCAGTGAAGGTAAATGGTGGCAGACATGTCCAAGGAATCCTGCGGGGATTTGATCCTTTCATGAATCTTGTAATAGATGAATGTATAGAAATGGCACCAGGTGGACAGCAGCACAGCATTGGCATGGTGGTAAGTATGCAGTGTATAGTCAAGAGATTATCCAATTAAAAAATGCAGAGAAGGCATATATTGAGAAGAGAATTAGTCATGCCAAGAGCATAGAATGTGACCCATTTACTTCAGTGTAAGGAGGTTTTGTTCTGCTGTATATAAATTTAGGGTTCATTGATCATTAGTCCCTATTTACTGACTTAAAAAGCATTCAGTTCCAGATCGTCATTGGGAAAATTATTTTGCTGAAAAATTGCACTTAAAATCCTTAATTGATTGGTAGTACTGATCATAGTTAGAACTCAAGATGGAGGCAGAGCTCTACAGTCTCAATGCACAAATGAGACAAAGGTGCAGGAGAAAAGAACTCAAGTTTGTTAGTAACTGGGCAACATTTCGGGGGGTAAGGGTTATTAAGAAAAGATGGGTTCCACATTAACCAGAATGGAAGCAGGCTGATGCCATTTTAAAAGGCCATGAGGCACCAGTGCTGTCAGgaaaacttggag
Coding sequences:
- the LOC117361957 gene encoding small nuclear ribonucleoprotein G-like isoform X1 yields the protein MSKAHPPELKKFMDKKLSLKVNGGRHVQGILRGFDPFMNLVIDECIEMAPGGQQHSIGMVVIRGNSIIMLEALERV
- the LOC117361957 gene encoding small nuclear ribonucleoprotein G-like isoform X2, with product MDKKLSLKVNGGRHVQGILRGFDPFMNLVIDECIEMAPGGQQHSIGMVVIRGNSIIMLEALERV